The sequence CCGTAGATGGAATAGATGAACTGGGCGTTCTGCTCGAACATGAGCGGGCCGGGAATCATGCCGTGGATGACGAAGGCCCCGATGAGCAGGGCCGCCGCCACATTGCCGGGAATGCCCAGAGTGAACAGGGGAATGAGGCTGGCGGCCACCACGGCGCTGTTGGCCGACTCCGAGGCGGCGATGCCTTCCAGATTGCCTTTGCCGAAGCTTTCCGGCCTGTCGGAATGCTTCACCGCCTGATCATAGGCGAAAAAGGAAGCCACCGGCGCACCCAGGCCCGGCAGGGCTCCCACCACCGTGCCCGCCACCGAGGAACGGATCAGAGTGCGCGCGCAGGCCAGATATTCCTTCAGGCTCACAAAGCGGTCTTCGGGGCGGGAGGAAAAGCTCATGGCGCTCTGTCCCCGGCTGCTCCGGAGCTTTTCCTCCAGTTGGATGATGATTTCCGAAAAAGCCAGCATGCCGATGCCGATGGGAATCAGGGAGATGCCCCGCTCCAGTTGGGTGATGTCCAGGGTCAGACGCGGCAGGGCCGAAACCGGCTCAATGCCGATACAACCGATGAGCACGCCCAGGGCCGCCGCCATAAGGCCGCGCAACAGGGATCTGGTCCCCAGTCCGGCGATGATGGTCATGGCCATGCAGATCAGGGCGAAGATTTCCGGCGGCCCCATGTACAGGGCCACCGTGGCCAGGGGCGCGGCCACCAGGATGAGCACCACGGTGGAAAAGGCGTCGCCGGTCACCGAAGCGTACAAGGCCATGCGCAGGGCCTTTTCGCCCTTGCCCTTGACGGCCAGGGGATAGCCGTCCCACGTGGTGGCGGCGGATTCGGGCGTGCCCGGCGTGTTCAGCAGCACGCCGGAGATGGCTCCGCCGAAGAATGCGCCCTTGTTCAACCCCACCAGAAAGCCGATGGCCGCCACGGGCGACATGTAATAGGACAGGGGGATGCACAGGGCTATGGCCATGGGACCGTTGACGCCGGGTATGGCCCCGGCGATCATGCCCGTGACCACGCCCAGGAGCACAAAGAGCAGATTGGCCAGTTGCAGGGCGTCCGTGAGGCCCGCGAGGATCATGTCGAACATATGTTCTCCGCTTGTTGAGACTGGCGCTGTGCAGCCGGATTTTTGCCGTCAATCGAGAATATGGCGTTGTAAGATGAAACAAGCCCTACGGCATGGGCACGCCCAAGCCGAAACGCATCAGCGCCCAGACCGTCAGCACCGGCACAAGGGCCGTCAGCGCCATAACCACGGGCTTGCGCTGGCCGCAGAACCACTGGATCAACAGCATGAAGGCCACCCCCGAAGGAATAAAACCCAAACGGGACATGGCGGGCATGAGCAGAGCGCAGGGCAGCATGAAGCGCAGCAGATGCCCCCAGGCCACGCCCCCCGCCGCCGGGGCCGCGCCCGCCCCGGCGGCTTCGCCGGACCGGCGGAGACGCCGGGCTTTCAGCATGTTGCGCGCCAGCCCCAGCAGGGCCAGCAGCAGGATGAAGCCGGCCGCCAGATTGGGCACCAGTGTGGCGGGCACGCCGTAGCCGGGGTATTCGGGGGAATAGGAGGGAATAAGCCAGAGCAGCAGAACCAGGCTCGCCACAGCCATGCCGCCGTAGCCGTAATTTTCCCTTTGCGCGTTGGTCATGGAACTCTCCTTAACGGTGAAGGCGCCCTACTTTCCGGCTCCGGCCGTTTCTTTGGCCTGGGCCGCATTGCGCGCGGCGGTGCGCTTCATGTAGTCCACAGCGTGTTCCGGACCGAACTCCACCGGGCCCATGCGCAGTTTTTCGTGGATGAAGGTCTGAAATCCCTGGTTGTTCTTCAGGGCGGCCACCGCCGCATTCAGGCGTTCCCGCACATCCGCGGGCAGATTTTTGGGCCCCACAAGCACGATGTACATTTCCACGGCCTCATCCCAGCCCTGTTCACGCAGGGTAGGCACCTCGGGCAGGGGCGTCAGGCGCACCGGCGTGGAAGCCGCCAGCAGCTTGAGCTTGCCCCCCTGCACGTAGTCAAACAGGATGGCCCCCACATGCCCCAGGTCCGCATGACCGCCCATGACGGCTGAAATGACCGAAGGCCCGCCCGTGCTGGGCATGAGGGAAAGCTTGACGCCTTCCCTGGCCGCGATGCGGCTCATGGCGTCGCGGTCGTCCGAGCCCTGGAACATGTAGGTCAGGCCCTTGCCCTCCTTTCCGGCCCAGGCGAAAGCCTCTTTCAGCGTTGTCCACGGACGGTCCGGCTTACAGACAATGCCGCTCTGGTTCAGACCCAGAAGACTCAGATAGGTGAAGTCGTCCACCGTGTATCTGGTGTGCGCGAAATACGGCGAATAGGTGAACGCCGCCGTGGCCGCCACGCCGAGGGTATAGCCGTCGGCTTTGGCCGTAGCCAGTTCAGTAGCCATGACGCTGCCGTGGGAACCGCCGGGCATGTTGGTGACCAGCACCGGCTGCCCCAGCCCCTCCTTGAGGGCCTCGGCCAGGGAACGGGTAAGCAGGTCGATCTGCGCGCCGGGATTGACCATGGTCAGCATCTTCACCGGG comes from Desulfovibrio porci and encodes:
- a CDS encoding tripartite tricarboxylate transporter permease → MFDMILAGLTDALQLANLLFVLLGVVTGMIAGAIPGVNGPMAIALCIPLSYYMSPVAAIGFLVGLNKGAFFGGAISGVLLNTPGTPESAATTWDGYPLAVKGKGEKALRMALYASVTGDAFSTVVLILVAAPLATVALYMGPPEIFALICMAMTIIAGLGTRSLLRGLMAAALGVLIGCIGIEPVSALPRLTLDITQLERGISLIPIGIGMLAFSEIIIQLEEKLRSSRGQSAMSFSSRPEDRFVSLKEYLACARTLIRSSVAGTVVGALPGLGAPVASFFAYDQAVKHSDRPESFGKGNLEGIAASESANSAVVAASLIPLFTLGIPGNVAAALLIGAFVIHGMIPGPLMFEQNAQFIYSIYGSLIVANLFLLAVGRLGLRAFCKVVQVPSAVLYPIIIFTCIMGAYLAQYATFDVTLMLVFAVLAYFMRKFDYSFICLIIGFILAPIWETSLQQVIIASEQDPYMILGRPVALALLALSAWVVVRAARKGRGGRNAA
- a CDS encoding tripartite tricarboxylate transporter TctB family protein; its protein translation is MTNAQRENYGYGGMAVASLVLLLWLIPSYSPEYPGYGVPATLVPNLAAGFILLLALLGLARNMLKARRLRRSGEAAGAGAAPAAGGVAWGHLLRFMLPCALLMPAMSRLGFIPSGVAFMLLIQWFCGQRKPVVMALTALVPVLTVWALMRFGLGVPMP
- a CDS encoding tripartite tricarboxylate transporter substrate binding protein, which translates into the protein MKKILLLTVLCVCVAFPALAGNWPERPVKMLTMVNPGAQIDLLTRSLAEALKEGLGQPVLVTNMPGGSHGSVMATELATAKADGYTLGVAATAAFTYSPYFAHTRYTVDDFTYLSLLGLNQSGIVCKPDRPWTTLKEAFAWAGKEGKGLTYMFQGSDDRDAMSRIAAREGVKLSLMPSTGGPSVISAVMGGHADLGHVGAILFDYVQGGKLKLLAASTPVRLTPLPEVPTLREQGWDEAVEMYIVLVGPKNLPADVRERLNAAVAALKNNQGFQTFIHEKLRMGPVEFGPEHAVDYMKRTAARNAAQAKETAGAGK